Proteins encoded in a region of the Podarcis muralis chromosome 4, rPodMur119.hap1.1, whole genome shotgun sequence genome:
- the LOC144327446 gene encoding uncharacterized protein LOC144327446, translating into MAAAGDSWPGAPTGDRGGAAGAAERLQAVLALSLSRSLPSFLLLLPEPVARLVRRGAVARGAAWRAARRPLRGGEKAPPPPSPPPPPPPGSGEERRAPTKQGPGSRRAPPGRTETGRARAPQALFGSQLVPTSHRGAEKLGRERQPRLGSSDEPWAPPAPDALLLPRGDGERFLARDAGGASSPGETSQAAPARRGSGGTPKGTRRLRGKPFGRSAQSNGGNSFPGERGGGWSGMVRGGGRAAPSRRIDPMAQCTHTL; encoded by the coding sequence ATGGCGGCTGCGGGAGACTCTTGGCCCGGGGCGCCCACGGGGGATCGTGGAggggcggcgggggcggcggaGAGGCTGCAAGCCGTActggctctctcgctctctcgctcgcttccttccttccttcttcttcttcccgagCCTGTGGCGCGTCTCGTCCGGCGAGGCGCAGTGGCGAGGGGAGCCGCTTGGCGCGCTGCTCGGCGGCCCCTTCGAGGCGGGGAAAAGGCGCCTCCGCCTCcttctccgcctcctcctcctcctccgggcagcGGAGAAGAAAGAAGGGCTCCCACCAAGCAGGGACCGGGGTCCCGTCGAGCCCCGCCGGGGCGCACCGAGACAGGGAGGGCGCGCGCTCCGCAGGCGCTCTTTGGCTCCCAGCTGGTTCCCACTTCCCACCGGGGCGCAGAGAAGTTGGGAAGGGAGCGGCAGCCCCGACTCGGCTCCTCCGACGAGCCCTGGGCCCCGCCGGCTCCCGACGCCCTCCTTCTCCCCCGGGGGGACGGCGAGCGCTTCCTGGCGAGGGACGCGGGAGGAGCCTCGAGTCCGGGAGAGACTTCGCAGGCAGCCCCGGCCCGACGGGGCTCCGGGGGAACTCCGAAAGGGACGCGGCGCCTCCGAGGAAAGCCCTTCGGACGCAGCGCGCAGTCGAACGGGGGAAACTCCTTCCCGGGGGAGAGGGGGGGCGGGTGGAGTGGAATGGTgcgggggggaggaagggcagccCCGTCCCGCAGAATCGATCCCATGGCGCAGTGCACGCACactctttga